One Nanoarchaeota archaeon genomic window carries:
- a CDS encoding TatD family hydrolase codes for MKYIDIHCHLQHEKFTPNRDEVIREAKEKMEFLIVAGANPQWNRGAITLSEKHNGFIYAVIGLQPVDCVKHSENEFADELEFIRKSAKKIVGIGEIGLDYHWIKDDKERVLQRERFEKLLKLAEELNLPVVIHSWDAESDAVEILSKHNLKAVVMHCFSGSREVMERALARGYYISFSTAIAFSKSAKKLARDCPLERMVVETDAPYLDPEHKINMPWNTEIVIKKISEAKKLPEERILEQIIKNAKMVFGI; via the coding sequence ATGAAATATATTGACATCCACTGCCACCTCCAGCATGAAAAATTCACGCCTAATCGCGATGAAGTGATTAGAGAAGCCAAAGAAAAAATGGAATTTCTAATTGTTGCAGGAGCAAACCCACAGTGGAACCGTGGCGCAATAACACTATCTGAAAAGCATAACGGATTCATATATGCAGTTATCGGCTTGCAGCCGGTTGATTGCGTAAAGCATTCTGAAAATGAGTTTGCAGATGAACTTGAATTCATCCGCAAAAGCGCAAAGAAAATTGTCGGAATCGGAGAGATTGGTCTCGACTATCACTGGATAAAAGACGATAAAGAGCGCGTTCTTCAAAGAGAGCGATTTGAAAAACTGCTTAAACTGGCTGAAGAGCTGAATCTTCCTGTTGTGATTCACTCATGGGATGCTGAATCAGATGCGGTTGAAATCCTTTCAAAGCATAATTTGAAGGCAGTTGTAATGCATTGCTTCTCAGGCTCGCGGGAAGTAATGGAAAGAGCGCTTGCACGGGGATACTACATCTCGTTTTCTACTGCAATTGCATTTTCTAAATCTGCGAAGAAACTTGCGCGCGACTGCCCGCTTGAGCGAATGGTTGTAGAAACTGACGCGCCATATCTTGATCCCGAGCACAAAATCAACATGCCCTGGAACACGGAGATTGTGATAAAGAAAATTTCTGAAGCAAAGAAACTGCCTGAGGAAAGAATTCTGGAACAGATTATAAAGAATGCAAAAATGGTTTTTGGAATTTAA
- a CDS encoding PRC-barrel domain-containing protein, translating into MAEIKVRGRELVGKVVVSDEAGKKFGRVGDVSFIADTGELMNLLLIEPTKATQDLHLQQDEQSRHLIPFSAVKSVGDFVIVSEKEIF; encoded by the coding sequence ATGGCAGAAATAAAAGTTCGCGGAAGAGAGCTTGTTGGAAAAGTCGTCGTAAGCGACGAAGCTGGAAAGAAATTCGGTAGAGTTGGTGACGTCAGCTTTATTGCAGATACGGGAGAGCTTATGAATCTTTTGCTTATCGAGCCTACAAAGGCAACACAAGATCTTCATCTTCAGCAGGATGAGCAGAGCAGGCATCTTATTCCTTTCAGCGCCGTTAAGTCTGTAGGGGATTTTGTCATCGTAAGCGAGAAGGAAATATTCTAA